Proteins encoded in a region of the Bacteroidota bacterium genome:
- a CDS encoding prolyl oligopeptidase family serine peptidase yields the protein MKALFSLFFMMWLSIACSQKQQVSDTVFIKGATLINLQDEQGKYYDVPNGFVHFKANEIIAVGTFDENTTIPANARVIDATGKYILPGLIDGFATLNNQSYANAYLAKGVTTIIEIDDGRRGWFYPNANPGPDFYYLGSVGDEAKSDDAQLHDLRNLHKEGYKIVLLKYQLRPNQVRLLQAEAKKLGMGTIGELGHSSYAEAINIGLDAVVHTTRYSLDVAPQKIREAVADEPFSDKLNSPKWKYYQYLASLDTSNLELQKHAQTLASGRTFIIPTFGLLYADLPDHKNPWNDPVAKILNPVDINNPVDKITGKHLYTPEVQANYTSLALQQLKIEQVYQANGCKYLAGSATDVWGTMPGISLHSELEILHRIGLSNREVVAASTNNFSEAYGWKTGKLQKGYEADLIVLDKNPLENLENLNSITFLFNNGEEVDLGSLLALPYDNSLPNGQIVSRKDFDPYASSRVRQLIFEPKTSTLKPEFSFLENIKMEEVYYMSDGLRVKAYMAYPKGSEKLPAIIYNRGGNREFSKINPYSVVDLLARVASWGYVAIASQYRGTDGGDGQEEFGGSDVNDVLNLIPLLGKMPQADVEKIGMFGKSRGGMMTYLSLMKTNKIKAVAVIGGVTDLQMMDDERGGEMEKTVYSQLIPKYWMNKDSLLKERSAITRVHEISKTCPILIMHGTSDWRVPPMAAINMASAFQKGKIPYRLVMMEGADHGLTEFKEETNLMLKEWFDRFLIMNEPLPDLEKHGN from the coding sequence ATGAAAGCCCTTTTCTCTTTATTTTTCATGATGTGGTTGTCAATAGCCTGCAGCCAAAAACAACAAGTTAGCGATACTGTATTTATTAAAGGTGCCACTTTGATTAATCTGCAGGATGAGCAAGGAAAGTATTATGACGTTCCGAATGGCTTTGTCCACTTTAAAGCAAATGAAATTATAGCTGTGGGTACTTTTGATGAAAATACGACCATTCCAGCCAATGCACGGGTTATTGATGCAACAGGAAAATATATTTTACCCGGTTTGATTGATGGATTTGCTACCTTAAACAATCAATCATATGCCAACGCATATTTAGCTAAAGGAGTTACTACAATTATTGAAATTGATGATGGTCGTCGAGGTTGGTTTTATCCAAATGCAAATCCAGGTCCTGATTTTTATTATCTTGGATCGGTGGGAGATGAAGCCAAGTCAGATGATGCGCAACTTCACGATTTGCGAAATTTGCATAAAGAAGGGTATAAAATTGTTTTGCTTAAATATCAGCTCCGGCCAAATCAGGTTAGGTTGTTACAAGCTGAAGCTAAAAAATTGGGCATGGGCACGATTGGTGAATTGGGCCATTCATCCTATGCCGAAGCAATAAATATTGGTCTTGATGCTGTGGTTCACACCACCCGTTACTCATTGGATGTGGCACCACAAAAAATCAGGGAGGCCGTAGCTGATGAACCATTTAGCGATAAATTGAACAGTCCTAAATGGAAATATTATCAATATCTGGCTTCATTGGACACCTCCAATTTAGAATTACAGAAGCATGCTCAAACGTTGGCCTCAGGCCGTACCTTTATTATACCAACTTTTGGTTTGCTATATGCCGATTTGCCCGATCATAAAAATCCGTGGAACGATCCGGTTGCAAAAATTTTAAACCCTGTCGATATCAATAACCCGGTTGATAAAATTACAGGTAAACATTTATATACCCCTGAAGTCCAGGCAAATTATACTTCTTTGGCATTGCAACAACTAAAAATAGAACAGGTTTATCAAGCTAACGGATGTAAATATTTGGCTGGAAGCGCAACCGATGTTTGGGGTACTATGCCAGGTATTTCACTGCATTCAGAGCTGGAAATATTACACAGAATTGGTTTAAGTAATCGAGAGGTAGTGGCTGCAAGTACAAATAATTTTTCTGAAGCTTATGGATGGAAAACAGGAAAATTACAAAAAGGTTATGAAGCCGACCTTATCGTTTTAGACAAAAACCCATTGGAGAATTTAGAAAATTTAAACAGCATAACATTTTTATTTAACAATGGTGAGGAAGTGGATTTAGGCTCATTGCTGGCTTTACCTTATGACAATAGCTTGCCAAATGGGCAAATCGTTTCCCGAAAAGACTTTGATCCTTATGCTAGTTCCAGAGTCAGGCAATTGATTTTTGAACCTAAAACAAGCACATTGAAGCCCGAATTCTCATTTTTGGAAAACATCAAAATGGAAGAAGTTTATTACATGAGTGATGGCCTCAGGGTTAAAGCTTATATGGCTTATCCCAAAGGTTCAGAAAAATTGCCAGCCATTATTTATAACCGTGGAGGAAATCGGGAATTCAGTAAAATTAATCCTTACAGTGTTGTGGATCTTCTTGCACGAGTGGCTAGTTGGGGTTATGTAGCCATTGCCAGTCAATATCGTGGAACGGATGGGGGAGATGGTCAGGAAGAATTTGGTGGATCCGATGTAAACGATGTTTTAAACCTCATTCCACTCTTAGGAAAAATGCCTCAGGCAGATGTCGAAAAAATTGGAATGTTTGGGAAGAGCAGAGGAGGAATGATGACCTATCTGAGCTTGATGAAAACAAATAAAATAAAGGCAGTTGCTGTGATAGGTGGAGTTACCGATTTGCAAATGATGGATGATGAACGAGGTGGCGAAATGGAAAAAACTGTTTATAGTCAATTAATACCAAAATATTGGATGAATAAAGACTCACTGTTGAAGGAACGTTCGGCCATTACTCGTGTTCATGAAATCAGCAAAACCTGTCCGATATTGATTATGCATGGTACTTCTGATTGGCGCGTTCCACCTATGGCAGCAATAAATATGGCTAGTGCTTTTCAAAAGGGGAAAATCCCTTATCGTTTAGTGATGATGGAAGGCGCTGATCATGGGCTTACCGAATTCAAAGAAGAAACCAATCTTATGCTTAAAGAATGGTTCGACCGTTTTTTAATAATGAATGAGCCACTGCCTGATCTTGAAAAACACGGGAATTAA
- a CDS encoding RagB/SusD family nutrient uptake outer membrane protein — MKKFIYSIIAITLLVSVTSCDKESLEPTLAQIKDVATSIKTVDDLQGILFGAYNRMTNYNYYGRNVIIYGEVRSDNAFADGNSARLTTVSNMDMLYTDSDASATWTQIYTVIASTNVIIGADLDKITGDATKIDHIIGQAYAIRALAHFDLLRIYGQQHVTTGQNIGVPYVKTYKGSKETLFPIRNTVAECKQFIMEDLTTATSKMSTSLNDNSKQLMTTYGAQALAARVALYFKDWTTAKSMASIVIASNKYSIIDANKYAASWSIDGSVNSIFELGYSNIDNEWINGLANIYRYSDYGDVRALPNILTIFDDNDVRGGTVAGTAMIDWDAVANFKLRNIGKYPSRSFDDNVPLIRYEEVILIYAEAALETGDAATALIYLNMVPAKRGANLYTIADKDNILLERRKELCFEGFRFDDLARTNSDIPLSDPVLQTHGGPAYGSYKYAFPIPQVEMLANSNMVQNYGY, encoded by the coding sequence ATGAAAAAATTTATATATTCAATAATAGCCATCACGCTATTAGTTAGTGTGACTTCTTGTGATAAAGAGTCTCTAGAACCAACTCTAGCGCAGATAAAAGATGTTGCCACAAGTATAAAAACTGTTGATGACCTGCAAGGAATCCTTTTTGGTGCTTACAATAGAATGACTAACTATAATTACTATGGTAGAAATGTAATTATTTATGGTGAAGTACGTTCAGATAACGCTTTCGCAGATGGAAATTCTGCAAGATTAACTACAGTAAGCAATATGGATATGCTTTATACTGATAGTGATGCTTCAGCCACATGGACTCAAATTTATACCGTTATTGCTTCAACTAATGTTATTATAGGAGCTGATCTTGATAAAATTACAGGTGATGCAACAAAAATCGACCACATTATAGGCCAGGCATATGCAATTAGGGCGTTAGCACATTTTGATCTTTTAAGGATATATGGGCAACAACATGTTACAACTGGTCAAAATATAGGTGTACCTTATGTTAAAACCTATAAAGGTTCGAAAGAAACCCTTTTTCCGATACGAAATACTGTTGCTGAATGTAAACAGTTTATCATGGAGGATTTAACAACTGCAACCTCAAAGATGAGTACATCTTTAAATGATAATTCAAAACAATTGATGACTACTTATGGGGCGCAAGCATTAGCTGCAAGAGTAGCTTTATATTTTAAAGATTGGACTACAGCAAAATCAATGGCCAGTATAGTGATTGCTTCAAATAAGTACTCGATCATCGATGCCAATAAGTATGCGGCTTCATGGTCAATTGATGGAAGTGTAAACTCAATTTTTGAATTGGGATATAGTAATATCGATAATGAGTGGATCAACGGATTAGCTAATATATATCGTTATTCTGATTATGGTGATGTTCGTGCATTACCTAATATTCTTACGATATTTGATGATAATGATGTAAGAGGAGGCACTGTTGCCGGAACAGCCATGATCGATTGGGATGCAGTAGCTAATTTTAAATTAAGGAATATTGGTAAGTATCCATCTCGTTCATTTGATGACAATGTTCCTTTGATCCGTTATGAAGAAGTTATTTTGATTTATGCAGAGGCTGCATTAGAAACTGGTGATGCTGCGACAGCATTAATTTATTTAAATATGGTTCCTGCAAAAAGAGGTGCTAATCTTTATACTATTGCTGATAAAGATAATATTTTACTGGAAAGAAGGAAAGAACTATGTTTCGAAGGATTTAGATTTGATGATTTGGCGCGCACTAATTCAGATATTCCTCTATCAGATCCTGTACTCCAAACACATGGGGGACCGGCTTATGGAAGTTATAAATATGCATTTCCAATTCCACAAGTTGAGATGTTAGCAAATTCAAATATGGTTCAAAACTATGGATATTAA